A region of the Vibrio chagasii genome:
CTTGCAGGTCGTCTAGTAAATAACGAGGAATTAAACCCGTACCAATCAGCACAAATGACGATATAAGAACAAGAGATAAAAAAGTGGAAGTTGCTCGCCATTGAAGTAAGCGAGTTATGAAAACCAATAGTAGAAGAAGTAAAAGTATAATAAAGCTCATGGTGATCCCGTTATCGAACTGGTGTCAATTTAATGCAGCATATTGAGGTGTTGAATCATATATCAATCACGGTGATACTTCATAGCTAACTCATTGTATTATTGAACAAATGCACGCTTAACATTTAAAAAGCAACTCCGGCACCAAATAGACAATAAAAAACCGATGCATGGGCATCGGTTTTTTGTTGATCGAGCTGTTTGAATCAGAATTAAGCGTTCGCCTGTTCCAGATCTCGTTGCTTGTCTTTCTTACGTAATAGGCGACTTGTAATCGTACCGGCTGTCATCGCACCAGATACGTTAAGCGCTGTACGAGCCATATCGATAAGTGGCTCGATAGAGATAAGCAGTGCTGCAATCGTTACAGGAAGGCCCATAGCTGGAAGTACGATAAGTGCTGCGAACGTTGCACCGCCACCCACACCAGCGATACCGAAAGAGCTCACCGTGATGATTGCAATCAGAGACAGAATGAAGTTGATGTCCATTGGGTCAATACCAACCGTAGGTGCAACCATAACTGCAAGCATTGCAGGGTAGATACCCGCACAACCGTTTTGACCAATTGTTGCGCCGAAAGAGGCCGAAAGGTTAGCAATTGCTGGTGGCACGTTTAGCTTCGTGATCTGAGCTTCAACATTCAGTGGAATCGTTGCAGCAGAGCTGCGCGAAGTAAAAGCGAACGTTAGAACAGGCCAGATTTTTTGGAAGTATTCTTTCGGGTTTACGCCAACAAAAGAAACCAACACACCGTGAACCACAAACATCAATAGAATAGCAACGTAAGACGCTACGATGAAACCTAGTAGGCTTAAGATGTCAGAAGCACTTGATGTTGCGACTACTTTCGCCATTAACGCTGCGATGCCGTATGGCGTTAATGCCATGATCATCTTAACTAAGCGCATCACGATAGATTGAGCTGCTTCAACG
Encoded here:
- a CDS encoding L-cystine transporter; protein product: MSFSAIAALAVFTGILFFLYGQQKKEHTLSRLVLLGLVFGSAFGLGLQLLFGEGNPVINETLDWVNIVGRGYVGLLKMVIMPLVLVSMIAAVVKLEKGGSLGKISGITISVLLATTAISAIVGIVVTQAFGLSAEGLTEGARETARIATLESRIGSVSDLTIPQMLVSFIPTNPFADLTGARSTSIIAVVIFGVLTGIAARKVMAEKEELESPIRTFVEAAQSIVMRLVKMIMALTPYGIAALMAKVVATSSASDILSLLGFIVASYVAILLMFVVHGVLVSFVGVNPKEYFQKIWPVLTFAFTSRSSAATIPLNVEAQITKLNVPPAIANLSASFGATIGQNGCAGIYPAMLAVMVAPTVGIDPMDINFILSLIAIITVSSFGIAGVGGGATFAALIVLPAMGLPVTIAALLISIEPLIDMARTALNVSGAMTAGTITSRLLRKKDKQRDLEQANA